Proteins encoded in a region of the Corvus hawaiiensis isolate bCorHaw1 chromosome 31, bCorHaw1.pri.cur, whole genome shotgun sequence genome:
- the LOC125318821 gene encoding zinc finger protein 239-like gives RSRQSSELGEKPQGREKPHKCLECGKGFRWTSSLIRHQRIHNGEKPYECGECGKSFTRNCTLREHQRTHTGERPYECEECGKRFSQSSSLRDHQRIHTGERPYECGECGKSFSHVSSLIQHQRIHTGKKPYECGECGKSFCQSSNLIQHERIHTGERPYECGECGKGFTNSSQLIQHQVVHTGERPYGCSECGKSFWRSSILREHLRTHTGEQPFECSECGKRFRRRSDLLVHHRIHTDERPFRCPDCGMGFKRNSHLTIHRRIHTGERPYECSECGKSFSVRFNLTQHQRRHR, from the coding sequence agatccaggcagagctcggagctgggggagaagcctcagggcagggagaagccccacaagtgcttggaatgtgggaagggcttcaggtggACCTCCAGCCTGATCCggcaccagaggatccacaatGGTGAGaagccctacgagtgtggggaatgtgggaagagcttcaccCGGAACTGTACCCTGAGGGAACACCAGCGCacccacaccggggagaggccctacgagtgtgagGAATGTGGTAAGcgcttcagccagagctccagcctgagagatcaccagaggatccacactggggaacggccctatgagtgtggggaatgtgggaagagcttcagccatgTTTCCAGCCTGATCcagcaccagaggatccacactgggaaaaagccctatgagtgtggggaatgtgggaagagcttctgccAGAGCTCTAACCTGATCCAGCAcgagaggatccacactggggaaaggccctatgagtgtggagaatgtgggaagggcttcaccAACAGCTCCCAGCTGATCCAGCACCAGGTGGTTCACaccggggaacggccctatggCTGTAGTGAATGTGGGAAGAGTTTCTGGCGGAGCTCCATCCTGAGGGAACACCTGCGCACCCACACCGGGGAACAGCCCTTTgagtgttctgagtgtgggaagaggtttcggAGGAGGTCTGATCTCCTTGTACATCATCGcattcacacggatgagaggcctttccgctgccccgactgcgggaTGGGCTTCAAACGCAACTCCCACCTCACCAtccaccggcgcatccacaccggggagaggccctatgagtgttctgagtgtgggaagagcttctctgTGAGGTTTAATTTAACCCaacaccaacggaggcaccgctaa